The following nucleotide sequence is from Coffea eugenioides isolate CCC68of chromosome 10, Ceug_1.0, whole genome shotgun sequence.
aggaAAAAGGTAAGCGAATCAATTTATGAACTTTATCAAAGTGCATAGAAGTCATCACagtatattttgaaatggaAAATTTAACTGTAAATTTTGATCGTTAATCATAAGTACAAACTGCAGATAACTAATTTTCGTTGGACATATTGCAATTTAAGATTTATACACAGGGTTTTATTTTAACTAACTAAAAGCTTTTACAAATAGAGTATATGCTAGTATATACAACAGACAGATTAGAGTGTACATTATTTATTTACAAGAAACGTTTCAGAACAACCTCGACAATCCTTACACAACATCCCAGTCCTGCGGCCGACACTCAGTACATCAGTACATGCAGCTAGCTTGTTTACCCATTGCCCTAACATTCTAATAGCATGAGCTTTGGAGGCTACCAAGTCAAAAAATATGCTCTGACACCATCCTGTATTATGATCAAGAATTGCATGGATAGGTTGGTTATCATGTTCAAGTGAAGAGATTTGAAACGGAAGTATTTTGTTTGTATTGAATCCTCTATCTTCACTTGACGCATATGGGATTAGCGAAGTGACAACTGGCTAATAACAAGTGCATAATTGCTCTCAATTTGTTGATTGCTGATTAACACTTAGCAACGTAAAAGCCAAAGTGCCACTTAATCCGGCTGCAACGGCTCCCATTAAAAAGGCCGGCAAGTTGCTATCGTAATACATATCGTCCAATTGTCCACTTGAAACTGCCACAAACATCTGCACAGGTTGAAAAGGTTTATCAATTTTGGTGAATATAAGTTCGCTTAAACACttcaaaaatgtagtcttcaaaTATACCCAAAAGAAAAGGGTAAATTACTCATAACCATAGTAATTAAAACCAACCCGGGCATCAACTTGGTAGGAGGACCGGGTTGGCGAGTTAGTAGTTCAACCGGCGAGTCACTGATTAAACCATCGGATcacaatatataataaaaaatatataatataattaaataaacatataaattataatataagTATAGAAATTCTTAAATGTTAACAAGCCATAATCTATTCATATTTCATAGTTCATACACACAAGTGATACTTATACGTGTTCCTTAGTTTATGAATTCATATTGATATTATACACCAACGTAAATGATAAATTTAAGtgtcaaagaaagaaagaaaccctaattcccAAATcccttttcaatttttctcatCTAATCGTAAAAAAGACGACAATGCCCATATTAGTGTGGTTGgtcaaattaaaaaattgggCAAAAAGGTAATTTCAGAAAAATTTCCAAAACCCGCCAAGTTCATCAAAAACCGTCAGGTTTAGCGGGTAATTGGTTCGACTGTGCGGGTCAAACGGTTTAAAGCGAGTCATCTGCAATTTGCTAAACCGGCCCAATTCCATGGCCTGCCCATTGGTTTGACCGGTTCAATTGTTGGGTCGGGTTGGGTTTAATTACTATACTCATAACCCTCTGTGCTTTTGCATGATACCTTATGATCCCTAAGATTTCAAAATATCCACATAACATCTTCTGTTATTTtatataaagtgaaaatttgatgaAAACTAGTCTCTATAATGTTGTTAGCTGAAATGTGAGTGTTTCCCTTacttaaatataaatataacaaTAGTCTAACCACTTTTCATAAAATCATAAAGAGATTGCATGGAAGATGCAATACTACAAGGGAAATAAGTGGATATTTGTGCAAAATCATAGGCAGGTTaacataatattaaaattttttgacatGCACCTTTGGAGTACATTTCGGTTAATCAACATGAGCAAAGATGCTTTTCATCTATTTTATACTTTACATAAAATACATGGAAGTAATGTGGATATTTTGAAACATTAGGGGATCATGTAATATTAAGCACAAGCAAAGGGGTGTTATGAgtaatttacccaaaaaatTACTATTCAATTACAaggaaatattttgaaaaaggaaaataaaagattGTCTACAATGAGTGAGATATAAATACCTGTGGGATAACAATGGCAAGATTTAGAACCCCAAGTCCGAGCCCTACAATATCCAATAGTCAAAGAAGACCAGAAGGGAATAGGATTTAGGAGTTTGTTTTGTTATGTTTGGCATAAATGAGGAATactacaaaacaaataatacatttttttttcaaaagaaataTTCGCTACCTTGTCCTGTTCCACTTTCATTGGAATATATAGACGCAAGAGCAAATGGAATGCTGTAAGTCACCTACAAGCACATATATTATAGACACACAAGGTTTTAGTAATCGATTTGGTCATctggaatatatatatattggaaaATTAGGTGGGGAAGCTAGAGTTTTTAAACGAAAAATATGCATTAGTGTTACCTTGTGTTAAATTATGAATTCAAAAAGAAGAAGTATTACTTGAAATAGATATTCTAGAATCATTCAGTCTTTCGGTTGTTGAAAGAATGTTTTTAGATTCTATGATTGCTAAAATAAATTTCGAGTCATCAAAGCTAAGTAATTGATCAGTCTCTTATCAATATAAGATCTCTAGATGGAAACTAACCGCTTGTGGGATACCCAGGATGGCAAACAAAGACAGAGAAGATATCTTCACAGAAGGAGGAGGCGTTATGAGTCCTTTACTAGCAGTGCTGTCCACTAATTGTCTAGCATCGATTGCCATCTTTGTGATATAAGTTGTCATCACCATGCAAATTGCCAAAACAAAATTGCTGATGCCCCAAACCTTTGCTACATTGCCAATCATACGTACAAGTGGCTCCATGAAAAGTGACACAGTGCCAAGAACCACAACATATAACATTAGTCCCATTGTTCCAGTCCAGACCCCTAGTTGATATAGTTGAATATCTTGGGCGTTTCCATTAGCTTGACCACCGTAGACCTCTTTGCCCATCCAATCTGTACTAAACATAGTAAAGGGGAACCATCCAATCCAATTTAAGGCAGTTACAATGAGTAAATTTTTCATTGGCTTAGGCAAGTTTCCAAGTACTAATAGTAACTGCCCAAAAAATGACAGTTGTGCCTCTTCATCATGAAAAACACCCTTTTTCGGGAAAATGGATGGATCCAATGCTTCCTCCCTGACAAAGGTAACAACTAATGTTGTAGTAATTATGACAAAGAAAACGCCACATATAAAACAAGTTTTCAGGTTTGCACAATAAATATCACAAGCCTGAGTCTTTGTGAACGGAAAAAGATGATAAAAGCTCACATAAGATCCCAAAGCATAACCAATCATATTTCCAACGGCCATAAAAAATGCAAAGAGGGAATTTCCAATCGTCAATTTAGCTTCGTTCTGTCTGCAAAGGTCAGCCAAAAGAGCTCTACAAGGTCCTTGAATCAAATTGTTTGAAATGTCTAGTATCCAAAATCCAAGCACGAACAAAGCAACCGCTCTTGGTTTGGTCCTTGTTCCTAGGGAATCACCAAACATGTGGCCAATATCTGCAGCAAAGCCTATAAGGAATACTGCAATGCATAGGAGAATAGCACCCACAACAATAAATGGGCGTCTACGGCCAAACCTGGACGTGCAACAATCACTATAATGACCGATTGTTGGTTGAATGAGCAAACCTGAAATAGGGCCACAAAGCCAAACAAATGCTGCCCATTTATGGGGAACACCAAGAAGTTGAATATAGGGTGTCAAGAGTGAAAGTTGCAATGCCCATCCATAATGAACAGCTGCAGCTATTGATGCTACGAGGGCTAATTTCTTTATTGAGCTTGATGTATCATACTGCGGGTTTAGATCTCCAAATTCTTGAAACACCATAGCTATAGCTGGAGACTGTACTCTTGGTTCTTGCACTGCACTTCTATTTGCAATAATGTTGAGACAACTCGACCTCAATTAATCctgtatttttgtgtttttggttGGGATTAATGAATGAAGCATaggaaatgaaggagaaaatgagGAGGAGAGAAATACTTGGGTATCCACTACTGTTGTTGTTAAAAAGCAACAATGCATGATATGCGTACGCGCAAGAATACTATTGACATACACTttcaataatttaaacaaaGAGTTCTAAAGTTTGAACGGAAAACAATAAAATTTGATAGGCCTAgttttttttcacacagattaagaaaattatttaattttaaGGTAATGTTATTTACACTCCCCTTATATTATTTGTACTCCCACTATCCCATTTTCATCTTTATGAGACCATGTTACCTCTACCctaatttcttttcatattcTATCTTGTGTTCACATGTAAGGAAATTGGAGACATTGTCGTATGTGTtcaaaaggttaaaaaaaatttaacttttgcttCACCATTTCTAAATCTACATAACtgttttttcaaatatttttcatatttttatttcaatttcaattttgtaGATTTTTTATGAGCACAATTGAGGTTCCATTGCATCATCTGAATACTAGATGCTGTTATGCTTTAGTTGAAATATACTAGAAAGTTTCACTCCCTCTATGGTGGCTATTTGAGATATTCTTAATAGACTTTTTGAAGTATTAGTGTCCTATTTATGAGATATTGTAGTTACACTCAATTTTTGGTCATCTTTGATGCttggatttatttatttatttattttttgggtttGAAGTTTGGAATCTGTTCATATTATATTGCCAGATTGATTTTTGGCATCATatagtgtgaggacttgcaaattccttatattttctcaaattcccttttatttgaaaattatttggtaaTTATTATTCATACCATCCTATGGCtaaatcaccctagaaaagtgccaaaagtcataggaaattagggttttcctattCGTTTTCAATTCAAGGTGAAATAAGAATTTTCGTGTATCCgcagtgtaattatccggtacagagtacggatcaaatttggtgcttaagagtgacttttaagtgagaaataa
It contains:
- the LOC113750570 gene encoding sucrose transport protein-like; this encodes MVFQEFGDLNPQYDTSSSIKKLALVASIAAAVHYGWALQLSLLTPYIQLLGVPHKWAAFVWLCGPISGLLIQPTIGHYSDCCTSRFGRRRPFIVVGAILLCIAVFLIGFAADIGHMFGDSLGTRTKPRAVALFVLGFWILDISNNLIQGPCRALLADLCRQNEAKLTIGNSLFAFFMAVGNMIGYALGSYVSFYHLFPFTKTQACDIYCANLKTCFICGVFFVIITTTLVVTFVREEALDPSIFPKKGVFHDEEAQLSFFGQLLLVLGNLPKPMKNLLIVTALNWIGWFPFTMFSTDWMGKEVYGGQANGNAQDIQLYQLGVWTGTMGLMLYVVVLGTVSLFMEPLVRMIGNVAKVWGISNFVLAICMVMTTYITKMAIDARQLVDSTASKGLITPPPSVKISSLSLFAILGIPQAVTYSIPFALASIYSNESGTGQGLGLGVLNLAIVIPQMFVAVSSGQLDDMYYDSNLPAFLMGAVAAGLSGTLAFTLLSVNQQSTN